In a single window of the Gossypium hirsutum isolate 1008001.06 chromosome D02, Gossypium_hirsutum_v2.1, whole genome shotgun sequence genome:
- the LOC107956852 gene encoding phytosulfokines 3: MKIKMAKSFFFLILALLLLSTAENRPLSTTNRQQADDPQMPFSSPESSFTDDDECKGLNGEECLIKRSLIAHTDYIYTQRNVGP; encoded by the exons atgaaaataaaaatggcaAAAAGCTTCTTCTTCTTGATCTTGGCTTTGCTTCTGCTATCCACAGCAGAAAACAGACCACTGTCAACCACAAATCGGCAACAAGCTGATGACCCTCAGATGCCATTTTCTTCACCG GAATCGAGTTTCACTGATGATGATGAGTGCAAAGGTTTGAATGGTGAAGAATGTCTGATTAAAAGGTCCTTGATTGCTCATACTGATTATATTTACACCCAAAGAAACGTTGgaccatga